The Drosophila bipectinata strain 14024-0381.07 chromosome 2L, DbipHiC1v2, whole genome shotgun sequence genome has a segment encoding these proteins:
- the LOC108126746 gene encoding uncharacterized protein: MKVFALCSMFALLLAGVQSLPQREGAAYTNEAIRQAQQTLLIPKDAQIQNVQEGIELGAYEQIPGNQRINLFEILGDQVPSEVINNLQSQVDQIGRN, from the coding sequence ATGAAAGTGTTCGCGCTGTGTTCGATGTTCGCCCTGCTGCTGGCCGGTGTCCAGTCCCTGCCCCAACGTGAGGGCGCCGCCTACACGAACGAGGCCATCCGTCAGGCCCAGCAGACTctgctcatccccaaggatgCTCAGATCCAGAACGTCCAGGAGGGTATCGAGCTGGGCGCCTACGAACAGATTCCCGGCAACCAGCGCATCAACCTCTTCGAGATCCTTGGCGACCAGGTGCCCTCTGAGGTGATAAACAACCTGCAGTCCCAGGTGGACCAGATCGGTCGCAACTAG
- the LOC108126873 gene encoding ribosome biogenesis protein WDR12 homolog produces the protein MDVENGEGQVQVHLKTKQEHYAVPDVPYAIDGTVTTAELNTFVNTLLQQKDGSSVDFDFLVFDEYLRGRLCDHLREKAISFEDAIEIEYVERFPAPEPQDCLLHDDWVSAVKANGKWILTGCYDNTLNIWTNKGKHILTISGHTAPIKAVDWISLDEESGRFVSSSQDQTAMLWQWNVGSNTAECVSVCKGHERGVDSVSVSPDGQRFATGSWDTMLKVWSAELDDAGEGTSKRMKESGVRTPKMTLQGHRESISAVQWMDASTLLTGSWDHTLKVWDLSLEGIKTEISTNKSIFDASYSNLNRLILTASADKNLRLYDARTNQGSVVRNTYLGHNAWVQAVMWSTTEEFLFVSGAYDNQNKLWDCRSPKAPLYDLLGHGEKVLDIDWTNPKYIVSGGADNSVRVFKSRKAVTESMDTK, from the exons ATGGATGTGGAAAACGGCGAGGGGCAGGTGCAGGTGCACCTCAAGACCAAACAGGAGCA CTATGCCGTGCCGGATGTACCCTATGCCATCGATGGAACTGTAACCACCGCGGAGCTAAACACGTTCGTGAACACATTGCTCCAGCAGAAAGATGGCTCATCGGTGGACTTCGATTTTCTTGTATTTGACGAGTACCTACGAGGTCGGCTATGCGATCACCTGCGCGAGAAAGCCATAAGTTTCGAGGACGCCATCGAGATAGAGTACGTGGAAAGATTCCCAGCTCCAGAGCCGCAGGATTGCCTGCTCCACGACGACTGGGTGTCTGCGGTGAAAGCGAACGGAAAATGGATATTAACGGGATGCTACGACAATACGCTAAACATCTGGACCAACAAGGGAAAACACATTCTTACTATTTCGGGTCACACGGCACCCATTAAGGCGGTCGATTGGATATCGCTGGATGAAGAATCCGGTCGCTTTGTGTCTAGTTCTCAGGATCAAACAGCCATGCTGTGGCAGTGGAACGTGGGCTCGAACACGGCCGAGTGCGTATCCGTGTGCAAGGGTCACGAACGAGGCGTCGATAGTGTCAGTGTGAGTCCCGATGGCCAACGCTTCGCCACCGGTTCCTGGGACACTATGCTTAAGGTCTGGTCTGCCGAGCTGGATGATGCGGGTGAGGGTACATCCAAACGAATGAAAGAGAGCGGAGTGAGG ACTCCCAAGATGACGCTTCAGGGACACAGGGAGAGCATTTCTGCGGTGCAATGGATGGACGCCAGCACTTTACTTACTGGAAGTTGGGATCACACGTTGAAAGTGTGGGATTTGAGCCTGGAAGGTATTAAGACCGAAATATCCACCAACAAGTCCATCTTCGATGCCAGCTACTCCAATCTTAATCGCTTGATATTGACCGCTTCGGCGGACAAGAATCTACGTCTATATGACGCCAGAACAAACC AGGGTTCTGTGGTGCGCAACACCTATCTGGGACACAATGCTTGGGTACAAGCGGTAATGTGGTCCACCACCGAGGAGTTCCTGTTTGTCTCCGGCGCCTACGACAACCAGAATAAGCTGTGGGACTGCCGTAGTCCGAAAGCGCCACTTTACGATCTGCTGGGTCATGGAGAAAAGGTTCTAGACATTGACTGGACGAATCCCAAGTACATCGTCTCTGGCGGTGCCGACAACTCTGTGCGCGTTTTTAAATCCCGAAAAGCGGTAACAGAAAGCATGGACACTAAGTAA